One Candidatus Acidiferrales bacterium genomic region harbors:
- the polX gene encoding DNA polymerase/3'-5' exonuclease PolX — protein MENRDIARILHETALLLEIDGAIIGRYRSYEKAAELLSSIPEHVEELAKDRAKLTSLPGIGEGMADHIDEILATGDYSLRKKLLKKYPATILDILSLQGIGPKKVALLWKKFKAGSVEDVAKLAREGKLRDIPGFGEKTEENILKAIEFFQRSSGRVRLDVATNTAAEVAEYIRKLGGKIESVTPAGSLRRGKETIGDLDFLVIPAGRPSQKAIDAIFDHILKFPPIQQVLAHGENKISFLLTNGMQVDVRAIAEESHGAALLYFTGSKEHNVALRGRANAMGYTLNEYALSTLKAERHVASKTEAEIYAKLKLPYIEPELRENTGEIEVAEKGTLPKLVTLDDIRGDLQMHTTASDGHNSIEEMAEAARDLGYEYIALTDHSKAVTVANGLDEKRTLAQIKKIREAEKRVGGIRLFASSEVDILKDGSLDLHDEVLAELDIVLVSIHSYMNLERAEMTDRILAAVENPYTQILAHPTGRLILKREPYDYDIEKVLDACRKRGVVVECNAAPERLDFRDANLRLAKQRGVKVVISTDAHSTAHFDLMKYGVQTARRGWLEAHDVVNTFPLKKFLAALRPKPHDARAQAAAKSKSA, from the coding sequence ATGGAAAATCGCGATATTGCCCGTATCCTCCACGAGACCGCCCTGCTCCTTGAAATCGACGGTGCCATCATCGGCCGCTATCGCAGCTACGAAAAAGCTGCCGAACTTCTTTCGAGCATCCCCGAGCACGTCGAAGAACTCGCCAAGGATCGCGCCAAGCTCACCTCGCTTCCCGGCATCGGTGAAGGCATGGCCGATCACATCGACGAAATCCTCGCCACTGGCGACTACAGCCTCCGCAAAAAACTCCTGAAAAAATATCCCGCTACGATCCTCGATATTCTTTCGCTTCAGGGCATCGGCCCGAAAAAAGTCGCGCTGCTCTGGAAAAAATTCAAGGCCGGTTCCGTGGAAGACGTCGCCAAACTCGCCCGCGAAGGCAAACTCCGCGACATTCCTGGCTTCGGCGAAAAAACCGAAGAGAACATTCTCAAGGCCATCGAATTCTTTCAGCGCTCCAGCGGCCGCGTCCGTCTCGACGTCGCCACCAACACCGCCGCCGAAGTCGCCGAGTACATCCGCAAACTCGGCGGCAAAATCGAATCTGTCACGCCCGCCGGCTCGCTTCGCCGCGGCAAAGAAACCATCGGCGATCTCGATTTCCTCGTCATTCCCGCCGGCCGTCCCTCGCAGAAGGCCATCGACGCCATCTTCGATCACATTTTGAAATTTCCTCCCATTCAGCAGGTTCTCGCGCACGGCGAAAATAAAATCAGCTTCTTGCTCACCAACGGCATGCAAGTCGACGTCCGCGCTATCGCTGAGGAAAGCCACGGTGCCGCGCTCCTCTATTTCACCGGCTCGAAGGAGCATAACGTCGCTCTCCGCGGCCGCGCCAACGCCATGGGCTACACGCTCAACGAATACGCGCTCAGCACGCTCAAAGCCGAGCGCCACGTCGCCAGCAAAACAGAAGCGGAAATCTACGCCAAGCTCAAGCTGCCTTACATCGAGCCCGAGCTGCGCGAAAACACCGGCGAAATCGAAGTCGCAGAAAAAGGCACGCTTCCCAAACTCGTCACTCTCGACGATATTCGCGGCGACCTGCAAATGCACACCACCGCTTCCGACGGCCACAATTCCATCGAGGAAATGGCCGAAGCCGCCCGCGACCTCGGCTACGAATACATCGCTCTCACCGACCATTCCAAAGCCGTCACCGTCGCCAACGGCCTCGACGAAAAGCGCACGCTCGCGCAAATCAAAAAAATCCGCGAAGCCGAAAAACGCGTCGGCGGCATTCGCCTTTTTGCCAGCAGCGAAGTGGACATTCTCAAGGACGGCTCGCTCGATCTCCACGACGAAGTCCTCGCCGAGCTCGACATCGTTCTCGTTTCCATTCACTCCTATATGAATCTCGAACGCGCCGAAATGACCGACCGCATCCTCGCCGCCGTCGAAAATCCCTATACGCAGATCCTCGCGCACCCCACTGGCCGCCTCATCCTTAAGCGCGAACCGTATGACTACGACATCGAAAAAGTCCTCGACGCCTGCCGGAAGCGCGGTGTCGTCGTCGAATGCAACGCCGCTCCTGAGCGTCTCGATTTTCGCGACGCCAATCTGCGCCTCGCCAAGCAGCGCGGCGTCAAGGTTGTCATCTCCACCGACGCGCACTCCACCGCGCATTTCGATCTCATGAAATAT
- a CDS encoding cold shock domain-containing protein, whose translation MFPMQGVVKWFNNAKGFGFIGRDDGGPDVFVHHSSITGEKFKTLREGDRVEFDIVPGPKGDQASNVLKL comes from the coding sequence CTGTTTCCCATGCAAGGCGTCGTGAAGTGGTTCAACAACGCGAAGGGCTTCGGCTTCATCGGCCGCGACGACGGCGGCCCTGACGTTTTCGTGCATCACAGCAGCATCACCGGCGAAAAATTCAAAACCCTCCGCGAAGGCGACCGCGTCGAATTCGACATCGTCCCCGGCCCCAAAGGCGACCAAGCCTCCAACGTCCTCAAACTCTGA